tttttttggtatttatatGTCTTAATGTTTACGGACAGCATAACTTCTAATGATAAATTCTCATGATCATGGTATTTCACGTTGCGTTGTATGAAGTTTTCTATTGCTATTGTGTTATTGTGTAGCTTAATTATGCTCTGGGCTTAAGTAaaacttgaatttaaatattctctTATTGGAAACTACCTTCATAATCCCTGTTGAAtgcatttttgtttttgttaatacACAAACACCTTAGTCTTTGCCAAATAATAGAATTTGGCCACTCCTTGTTATACGGCATTTATAGAAAGATTAGCTTTCAAAACAACACACATtcgacaaaataaaataacacacaatacacacctaatagacacacagtacacacatacaGTTCACACATAGTACATgcactgaacacacagtaaacacacagtacatgcaaagGACACACAAAAATGCTCACAAAAATGGTGATGGTCGGGGAAGAGATAGGTAGTcgaaactcaccaaaacagggtgtaAATCGTAGCACTTAGTACATGTGCCCGCTGGGAGGTGAGCGAACACCGTCCCGAACAAGCGCGGTTCACACAGATGCACTCATATGTGATAGCAATTCGaatttagcaaaatataaaaatctctACGTAGGAAACACAAACTGACTAATTTAAGGTCTAAAAACTTAGGGAAAACATCCCTTTGCGAGACGACTACATTCTCGTATGGCGGCAGAAGTGAAGTCTTGCTGGCCCAGGGATGCGAAGTGGTCAGTCTGAATGCGCGGCATGAAGTCTCTGCGAGGcgacagtcgcacctgtgtttccgtaccatgcgcgtctctgcctgaggacgggagcagatagcagttcccgaaacgtcgcttgttttctgttttggtaaaactattgtatttgtttgacttttcgttttgtcatgtttttgtctcgtttcaactgttgcgctgaattattttgggttcaatattcttgtttgtcatcatttgtggggggtttttcgttctcttagtacatttttctttgtttttctaatttgttgaccatattcctgtttcggaatattttgtggtgttcatatccttgttgacaacagcaattgtttgcttaattttgtgtgtctttttgtctttttttgggtatttttatttatttattttttgtattagtttttctttaacagaaaaagttcttagcaatggcgtttgtccaaaaacttacatcaagtcacaattACTGATAAAATTAtggttaaaaattcaaattaaaaattattccaaaaaatGCTAATTGCGATGCTAATTGGCAGAATAGTAACATAAGTGAACGTGTTAAGTTACCTGTGTAATGTGTAATGTTTGCAGATGGTGGGTCCTAGACTAGCCGTGTTGGCAGCCCTGCTGGCCTTGGGAACGACCACGCCCACTGCCCTGCCATGGAAAGACCACACAACAGGAGTGACTCCTGTCGCACACATCACGGCAACAGCGACAACGACCGCGATGCCTTCCCCAGCAGCGAGGGTCCGCGGGGTGGGGGCAGCGCCTGTCACTGCGACAGTGCGTGTCCCGGGAGCAGTACCTGTCACTGCGACAGCACATGTCCCGGGAGCAGCGCCTGTCACCGCGACAGCACGTGACCCGGGAGCGGCTCCTGTCACTGCGACAGCAAGTGACCCAGGGGCAGCGCCTGTCGCTGCGACAGCACTTGACCCGGGATCGGCTCCTGCGCCTGGCCCATACAGCCCCGAGGACACCTCGCTGGAACAGGAGAGCTCGGAGGAAGACTCAATGGAGGCACAGCACTTGGCCAACATCATAGTAGCGTATCCTCTGCAGAGTGCGAGCAACGGCCTCGTCAAGGTCACCTACGGCAGCCGCAAGACCTCCTACATGCACGTGGAGCAGATCCTGCGCGAATGAGCAGCGCATGTGGAGGCTCCACCTGCTCAGCCCCGGTCAATTAACTCAATGTACAGTTAAATGTGAGCATTTTGGTTTAACCCatcatttataaattatttgatgGTTAGATCATTATTTTTCCAATTGTTGTCTCTTTAAGACTCTtgagtacatattaatattttcagataGACTttagtacatataattatttggtACTTCTTGTCGACTCAGCcattaaaatcatttaaagaGCTTAACATATATGGCACAGTAttattaggttttttaaaaattacaattcatattataaaagttcaatttaaacaTGTTCTAAATAGTTTGTGCACTCAGGTTccaaaaattatatgtttaacgAAGTGAGTGAACCAGTATCACGCCCATCAACAATGGAAGTTGCAAAGTTTTCTCTGGAATTCCTGTTCTGTGAAATTTTTAAAGTGTTATATAAATACTATACCTAAAATTACTGaactaaatattgttttatgtGAAATAAGGCctcatataaaaatttttttttaataaaattacggTTCACAAAAGTGCAGAaggttttatttcattatatgttttaacgtccctcggcctatggtccctaatttcctgtctgcGAAAATGTCCTctttgcccatgtagctctcgtcggtgaggaagtgagttcaggccaacgtggccgggaccggaaagtaAGGGACCAGGAGGGAACTTGCTTATGTGGAAGAAATGGTAGATGGTAGTAAGGATAAtgcgatgatgtccgttttcaTGAGCTCCTTTTATTTCCGTACAGAGagcctgtcgcagcctggccggcacgtcgcgaaacgagcgtcctcctctgccgcgacccggactcccggaaactAACACTTGGAGACAAAATGAGAACCGGCGTAAAACGAATGCGgtcccgtagcgaatcgtaccggttacgaaaagTTCACTGGTGCTTCGTAGCAAGTACGCGACTCGTGACGTATGCGTAGACGACTCTATGACAGTATATACAGATTAAGAAAGTAGAAATGTCAGACGAGCACTGCGTGCGTCTCGAGCGGAATGAGTTGCGGAGTTACGAAGACGCGATCTTGTTAACGAGGCTTATCGCGAGgaatcctgtcacagcctggacgaccacgtcggtagacgaacgtttcatccacgctgcgacccggacCCCGTACTACCtctcgcggagcggagcgaaGGAGGTCCTCTCCGTGCGACTCCCAGTTGGCAACTGACTGACACTCCGCCGCCCGCCCGCGCGGGCtgcggaggggaggaaggggaaacgGGCCGGCGGGGAAGACGCAACTCGCGCGGCAGGCCAGGCTTGCCGATCTACATGATTAGACACAGCACTTGGATGAGTTAAAGAAATAATACAAAAGAAGTATTTGCACAACATTTACACACTCGTGGAGACTCGTGGTCACTTAAAGAAAAGGCATAAAAACATAACTATTTATACACTGTGACGTCCGCTGACGTACCAGGgcacacgcgggtgcgtccctgctcgtagcactgcacttaggttgcactggtattgcaagagaggacgttgacgaggcataacggcctgaaggagccgaggagacacttgggtcgacgtcaaatgtccCCCCTCtgacgaggccgttatgtccgtcaacgcctctcatttacTCGCATGGACGTGATACACTGGGCCGTTGCACTGGAGCactgacctgctgagtccggCGTCCTCGTGGTGTCAGTGCAGACCGTACCTGTTGCCATTGGGCCGGCCGAGGTGGGCCGGGGCGGCAGCGTCGCGGCGCCTTCAGtgtcaggcggcggcgtcgcgtccaaggtggcccgcgtgacaggcggaaggggcgaggcaccttcagcggcgcgcgcggcagcaggcggtggcttcgcgtccaaggtggcccgcttGACAGGCGGAAGGGGTGTGGCACCTTCTGCGGCgtgcgcggcagcaggcggcggcgtcgcttccaaggtggcccacggggttgctgtCGTGGCACGCCCTTGTTATCGTGCAGTTGTGGCACGCCCTTGAAATGCGTGGCGAGCAGTTGTGGCACGTCCTCGTCGACGTGCGTGGCGAGCAGTTGTGGCACGCCCTCGCTAACGTGCGTGACATGCGGTAGTGGCACGCTCTTGTTGAAGTGCGTGATGGGCAGTTGTGGCACGCTCTCGTTGACGTGCGTGCTGAGCAGTTGTGGCAGCACGgccggttcgcaccgcgtaggcCCCTCGTGAACacctacggcagttgggggcggcggcgtcaggtgcggcgtgtctgagtcgtcctgccgtatccacccggacgtcgcgtgccagtcataccacaggggctggacgggtgCGGCTTCCTCCGTCTGCAGCGA
This genomic stretch from Bacillus rossius redtenbacheri isolate Brsri chromosome 16, Brsri_v3, whole genome shotgun sequence harbors:
- the LOC134539963 gene encoding uncharacterized protein LOC134539963; this encodes MVGPRLAVLAALLALGTTTPTALPWKDHTTGVTPVAHITATATTTAMPSPAARVRGVGAAPVTATVRVPGAVPVTATAHVPGAAPVTATARDPGAAPVTATASDPGAAPVAATALDPGSAPAPGPYSPEDTSLEQESSEEDSMEAQHLANIIVAYPLQSASNGLVKVTYGSRKTSYMHVEQILRE